Proteins from a single region of Bos indicus x Bos taurus breed Angus x Brahman F1 hybrid chromosome 29, Bos_hybrid_MaternalHap_v2.0, whole genome shotgun sequence:
- the PYGM gene encoding glycogen phosphorylase, muscle form: MSRPLTDQEKRKQISVRGLAGVENVTELKKNFNRHLHFTLVKDRNVATPRDYYFALAYTVRDHLVGRWIRTQQHYYEKDPKRIYYLSLEFYIGRTLQNTMVNLALENACDEATYQLGLDMEELEEIEEDAGLGNGGLGRLAACFLDSMATLGLAAYGYGIRYEFGIFNQKISGGWQMEEADDWLRYGNPWEKARPEFTLPVHFYGRVEHTSQGAKWVDTQVVLAMPYDTPVPGYRNNVVNTMRLWSAKAPNDFNLKDFNVGGYIQAVLDRNLAENISRVLYPNDNFFEGKELRLKQEYFVVAATLQDIIRRFKSSKFGCLDPVRTNFDAFPDKVAIQLNDTHPSLAIPELMRILVDQERLEWEKAWEVTVKTCAYTNHTVLPEALERWPVHLIETLLPRHLQIIYEINQRFLNRVAAAFPGDVDRLRRMSLVEEGAVKRINMAHLCIAGSHAVNGVARIHSEILKKTIFKDFYELEPHKFQNKTNGITPRRWLVMCNPGLAEIIAERIGEEYIADLDQLRKLLSYVDDESFIRDVAKVKQENKLKFSAYLEKEYKVHINPNSLFDIQVKRIHEYKRQLLNCLHVITLYNRIKKEPNKFFVPRTVMIGGKAAPGYHMAKMIIKLITAIGDVVNHDPVVGDRLRVIFLENYRVSLAEKVIPAADLSEQISTAGTEASGTGNMKFMLNGALTIGTMDGANVEMAEEAGEENFFIFGMRVEDVERLDQKGYNAQEYYDRIPELRHVIDQLSSGFFSPKQPDLFKDIVNMLMHHDRFKVFADYEEYVKCQERVSALYKNPREWTRMVIRNIATSGKFSSDRTIAQYAREIWGVEPTRQRMPAPDEKI, translated from the exons ATGTCCCGGCCCCTGACAGACcaggagaagagaaagcagaTCAGCGTGCGTGGCCTGGCCGGTGTGGAGAATGTGACTGAGCTGAAGAAGAACTTCAACCGGCACCTACACTTCACCCTTGTGAAGGACCGCAATGTGGCCACCCCGCGAGACTACTACTTCGCGCTGGCCTACACGGTGCGAGACCACCTCGTGGGCCGCTGGATCCGCACGCAGCAGCACTACTACGAGAAGGACCCCAAG AGGATCTACTACCTGTCTCTGGAATTCTACATCGGCCGGACGCTGCAGAACACCATGGTGAACCTGGCGTTGGAGAATGCCTGTGACGAGGCCACCTATCAG CTGGGCCTAGACATGGAGGAGCTGGAGGAAATCGAGGAGGATGCAGGGCTGGGCAACGGGGGCCTGGGCCGGCTGGCGG CCTGTTTTCTGGACTCAATGGCAACACTGGGCCTGGCTGCCTATGGCTATGGGATCCGCTATGAGTTTGGGATTTTTAACCAGAAGATCTCTGGGGGTTGGCAG ATGGAGGAAGCTGATGACTGGCTTCGCTACGGCAACCCCTGGGAGAAGGCCCGTCCTGAGTTCACGCTGCCGGTGCACTTCTATGGCCGAGTGGAACACACCAGCCAGGGGGCCAAGTGGGTGGACACACAG GTGGTGCTGGCCATGCCCTACGACACACCCGTGCCTGGCTACCGCAACAACGTGGTCAACACCATGCGCCTGTGGTCTGCCAAAGCCCCCAACGACTTCAACCTCAAGGACT TCAATGTCGGTGGCTACATCCAGGCCGTGCTGGACCGCAACCTGGCTGAGAACATCTCACGGGTCCTGTACCCCAACGACAAC TTCTTTGAGGGGAAGGAGCTGCGGCTGAAGCAGGAGTACTTCGTAGTGGCTGCCACGCTCCAGGACATCATCCGCCGCTTCAAGTCCTCCAAGTTTGGCTGCCTCGACCCCGTGCGCACCAACTTCGATGCCTTCCCAGATAAG GTGGCCATCCAGCTCAATGACACCCACCCCTCCTTGGCCATCCCTGAGCTGATGAGGATTCTGGTGGACCAGGAGCGCCTGGAGTGGGAAAAG GCATGGGAAGTGACTGTGAAGACTTGTGCCTACACCAACCACACGGTGCTGCCCGAGGCCCTGGAGCGCTGGCCTGTGCACCTCATAGAGACCCTGCTGCCGCGGCACCTCCAGATCATCTATGAAATCAACCAGCGCTTCCTTAAC CGGGTGGCAGCCGCGTTCCCAGGGGATGTAGACCGACTGCGGCGCATGTCGCTGGTGGAGGAGGGCGCGGTGAAGCGCATCAATATGGCACACCTGTGCATCGCCGGGTCTCATGCCGTCAATGGCGTGGCTCGCATCCACTCGGAGATCCTCAAGAAGACCAT CTTCAAGGACTTCTACGAGCTGGAGCCTCATAAGTTCCAGAATAAGACCAATGGGATCACCCCTCGGCGCTGGTTGGTGATGTGTAACCCTGGGCTGGCAGAGATCATTGCTGAG CGCATCGGAGAGGAATACATCGCAGACCTGGATCAGCTGCGCAAACTGCTGTCCTATGTGGATGATGAATCCTTTATCCGGGATGTGGCCAAAGTGAAGCAG gaAAACAAGTTAAAGTTTTCTGcatacctggagaaggaatacaAAGTCCACATCAACCCCAACTCACTCTTCGATATCCAGGTGAAGCGGATTCACGAATATAAACGCCAGCTCCTCAACTGCCTCCATGTCATCACGCTGTACAACC GTATCAAGAAGGAACCCAATAAGTTTTTTGTGCCTCGGACTGTGATGATTGGAGGGAAG GCTGCCCCTGGGTACCATATGGCCAAGATGATCATCAAACTCATCACAGCCATTGGGGATGTGGTCAACCACGACCCGGTGGTGGGAGACCGCCTTCGTGTGATCTTCCTGGAGAACTACCGAGTCTCGCTGGCCGAGAAAG TGATCCCGGCTGCTGACCTCTCCGAGCAGATCTCTACTGCGGGCACTGAAGCCTCAGGCACTGGCAACATGAAGTTCATGCTCAACGGGGCTCTGACCATTGGCACCATGGACGGGGCCAACGTGGAGATGGCGGAAGAGGCGGGAGAGGagaacttcttcatctttggcatGCGGGTGGAGGACGTGGAAAGGCTTGACCAGAAAGG GTACAATGCCCAGGAGTATTATGACCGGATTCCTGAGCTTCGGCACGTCATTGACCAGCTGAGCAGTGGCTTCTTCTCCCCCAAACAGCCTGACCTATTCAAGGACATTGTCAACATGCTCATGCACCATGACCG GTTTAAAGTCTTTGCGGATTATGAAGAGTACGTTAAATGCCAGGAAAGAGTCAGTGCCTTGTACAAG AACCCGAGAGAGTGGACGCGGATGGTGATCCGGAACATAGCTACATCTGGCAAGTTCTCCAGTGACCGCACCATTGCCCAGTACGCCAGGGAGATCTGGGGCGTGGAGCCGACCCGCCAGCGCATGCCGGCCCCGGATGAGAAGATCTGA